In a single window of the Papaver somniferum cultivar HN1 chromosome 8, ASM357369v1, whole genome shotgun sequence genome:
- the LOC113306081 gene encoding uncharacterized protein LOC113306081 yields the protein MPISLIGGVYKIISKFLANRLKLVLPSLITEFQGAFVDGRQITDGILIAAELIDARERFQILGMVVKVDLEKDFDNLNWKCLDVTMQRFGFGNVWRNWIHWCLSSVRFSMAINCQASSLFRSGKDVR from the coding sequence ATGCCAATTAGTCTCATTGGAGGTGTATACaagatcatttcaaaatttctggCTAATAGGCTTAAGTTAGTCTTACCATCATTGATCACTGAATTTCAAGGAGCTTTTGTGGATGGAAGACAAATAACTGATGGGATTCTAATTGCAGCTGAACTCATTGATGCTAGAGAAAGATTTCAAATTCTAGGGATGGTAGTTAAAGTGGACCTTGAAAAAGATTTTGATAACCTCAATTGGAAGTGTTTAGATGTTACGATGCAAAGATTTGGTTTTGGTAATGTGTGGAGAAACTGGATTCATTGGTGCTTATCTTCTGTGAGGTTTTCCATGGCTATTAATTGTCAAGCTTCAAGTTTGTTTAGAAGTGGAAAGGATGTTAGGTAG
- the LOC113303166 gene encoding glutamate decarboxylase-like, translated as MVLSKAESHSDASVHSTFASRYVRTILPRFKMGEDSIPKEAAYQIINDELMLDGNPRLNLASFVTTWMEPECDKLIMDSINKNYVDMDEYPVTTELQNRCVNMIARLFNAPLEEAEAAVGVGTVGSSEAIMLAGLAFKRRWQNKMRAEGKPCDKPNIVTGANVQVCWEKFARYFEVELKEVKLSEGYYVMDPEKAVEMVDENTICVAAILGSTLNGEFEDVKLLNDLLVEKNKETGWDTPIHVDAASGGFIAPFIYPELEWDFRLPLVKSINVSGHKYGLVYAGIGWVIWRTKEDLPEELIFHINYLGADQPTFTLNFSKGSSQIIAQYYQLIRLGYEGYRNIMENCSENALVLKEGLEKTGRFNIISKDIGVPLVAFSLKDNTQHNEFEISDSLRRFGWIVPAYTMPPNAQHVTVLRVVIREDFSRTLAERLVSDIEKVMHELDALTARVTSKILVTKEKKENDVNVTVVKKTELETQREITDAWKKFVKARKTNGVC; from the exons ATGGTTCTATCCAAAGCAGAATCTCATTCTGATGCTTCGGTTCACTCAACTTTTGCATCCCGCTATGTTCGTACTATCCTTCCCAG ATTTAAGATGGGGGAGGATTCCATCCCTAAAGAAGCAGCATATCAGATCATTAACGATGAGCTGATGTTAGATGGTAATCCTAGATTGAATCTGGCTTCCTTCGTCACCACTTGGATGGAACCTGAATGTGATAAACTCAtcatggattctattaacaagaATTACGTTGACATGGATGAATACCCTGTTACTACTGAATTGCAG AACCGATGTGTGAATATGATTGCACGTCTCTTTAACGCCCCACTTGAGGAAGCAGAGGCTGCTGTAGGAGTTGGTACGGTTGGATCATCTGAGGCTATCATGCTTGCTGGATTAGCATTTAAACGTAGGTGGCAAAACAAGATGAGGGCTGAGGGTAAGCCTTGCGACAAACCTAACATTGTCACTGGGGCCAACGTTCAG GTTTGTTGGGAGAAATTTGCAAGGTATTTTGAGGTTGAACTCAAAGAAGTGAAACTGAGTGAGGGATATTACGTGATGGATCCAGAAAAAGCTGTTGAAATGGTGGACGAAAATACCATATGTGTTGCTGCTATTCTTGGTTCAACTCTGAATGGAGAATTTGAAGACGTTAAGCTCTTGAACGATCTCTTGGTCGAGAAGAATAAGGAGACTGG ATGGGACACCCCAATCCATGTAGACGCTGCAAGTGGTGGATTTATTGCACCGTTCATCTACCCAGAATTGGAATGGGATTTTCGATTGCCATTGGTGAAGAGTATAAATGTTAGTGGACACAAATACGGTCTTGTTTATGCCGGGATAGGTTGGGTTATCTGGAGGACCAAAGAAGACTTGCCAGAAGAACTCATTTTTCATATCAACTACTTGGGAGCTGATCAACCTACTTTCACTCTCAATTTCTCCAAAG GATCCAGCCAAATTATTGCTCAGTACTACCAACTGATCCGTCTGGGTTATGAG GGCTATCGGAACATTATGGAGAACTGCAGCGAGAATGCGCTAGTTCTCAAAGAAGGACTTGAGAAAACTGGCCGCTTCAACATAATATCCAAAGACATCGGTGTTCCCTTGGTAGCTTTCTCTCTCAAGGACAATACTCAGCATAACGAGTTTGAAATATCTGACAGCTTAAGACGGTTTGGATGGATTGTTCCAGCTTACACCATGCCACCTAATGCGCAGCACGTAACGGTTCTACGTGTTGTTATACGTGAAGATTTTTCTCGTACCCTTGCTGAACGTTTAGTGAGTGACATCGAAAAGGTAATGCATGAGCTTGATGCACTCACAGCTAGAGTTACTTCAAAAATATTAGTTAccaaggagaagaaagaaaacgatgTCAATGTTACTGTAGTGAAGAAGACTGAACTGGAAACTCAGAGAGAAATTACCGATGCTTGGAAGAAGTTCGTCAAGGCCAGGAAGACTAATGGTGTCTGCTAG
- the LOC113306082 gene encoding cullin-1-like, with product MGTTNIIGLEEGWEIIQNEITKLINTLEGVPESPDYGSIYSTVYTLCQHKHIEGYGEGLYARYEGVYNDYLQSKVLPAIQEKNDDVSMLQEFVKRWANHKVMVSKLSRYFNYMDRYYILRMKLPCLKDVGFGCFRKIVYEKMKVKVGDAVVVLINQEREGTEIDRGLVKNLLEVFVEIGNENGKDKLDCYVDDFETAFLSDMADYYTRKGFKEIKVAECFQREKDRVSHYLHSSTEEKLFKQVQGQVLPENAQQVLQKEMQSVKLGIISFNGLKVSKYVVLVALVHVCVVSHIRRKSRPHLDVVPQALSSLNVHAMGQLLSLFLCVAGNACSAQQNCQGNAVLNCLAKHRNLLAPSDNSVVEIDLLRKRLSLAEIFMENLTLVTSLSPTD from the exons ATGGGGACGACGAACATCATTGGGTTAGAAGAAGGATGGGAAATCATTCAGAACGAGATTACAAAGCTGATTAATACTCTTGAAGGTGTTCCTGAATCGCCAGACTACGGTTCAATCTACTCAACAGTTTACACTTTGTGCCAACACAAACATATTGAAGGTTATGGTGAAGGGCTTTATGCTAGATATGAAGGTGTTTATAATGATTACTTGCAATCAAAAGTTTTACCAGCCATTCAAGAGAAGAATGATGATGTATCTATGTTGCAGGAATTTGTCAAGAGGTGGGCTAATCACAAGGTTATGGTGAGTAAGCTTTCTCgctatttcaattatatggaTCGCTATTATATTCTTCGAATGAAACTTCCTTGTTTGAAAGATGTTGGGTTTGGTTGCTTTCGTAAAATTGTCTATGAGAAGATGAAAGTGAAAGTTGGAGATGCTGTTGTTGTGTTGATTAATCAAGAACGTGAGGGAACTGAAATTGATAGGGGTTTGGTCAAGAATCTCTTAGAGGTGTTTGTTGAAATTGGGAATGAGAATGGTAAAGATAAGTTGGATTGTTATGTTGATGATTTCGAAACTGCGTTTTTAAGTGACATGGCCGATTATTATACTCGGAAAGGTTTTAAGGAGATTAAGGTTGCAGAATGTTTTCAAAGGGAGAAGGATAGGGTTTCTCACTATTTGCATTCCAGTACTGAGGAGAAgttgtttaaacaagttcaagGTCAGGTGTTGCCTGAAAATGCCCAACAAGTTCTTCAAAAGGAGATGCAGTCTGTGAAGCTTG GGATCATTAGTTTTAATGGATTAAAGGTTTCTAAGTATGTTGTCTTGGTTGCTTTGGTTCATGTATGTGTTGTTAGCCATATAC GGAGAAAATCGAGGCCTCATTTAGATGTTGTTCCCCAAGCTCTTTCTAGTCTGAATGTGCATGCTATGGGTCAGTtactttctttgtttctttgtgtTGCTGGTAACGCGTG TTCTGCACAGCAAAACTGTCAAGGCAATGCTGTTCTCAACTGTTTGGCCAAACAT AGAAATTTACTTGCTCCTTCAGACAATAGTGTTGTAGAGATAGATCTTCTGAGAAAGAGATTAAGTTTAGCTGAAATTTTTATGGAGAATTTGACTTTAGTCACCTCACTTTCACCCACCGACTAA